The sequence below is a genomic window from Ipomoea triloba cultivar NCNSP0323 chromosome 2, ASM357664v1.
ATACTATGTAGAGCTAGCTAATTGCCAATGGGGAATATGGAGGAGACTCATGATGGGATTGACTTATCAAGAGTGCTAAAGTCTATTAATTAGTTGTATATAGTAGTTATATTATACTCACTGTTTAAAAAGAtcatatactataatataagttgtttgaaattaagaaaaatagagTCACGTTTGAATCGTTGTAGCCACTAGTGTCCCTTTCCGATAATGTCTCAATTACATGccaaaatatacatacatacgagTGAGCTGGAGTATGTAGCTGCTAAATTATTATAGGAAATTAGGAAGGGGAGCAGGTAACATCCATTGGCATTGTCAACATAAATTTTGAGGGGATCCGGAGCAGGTAAAATGATATGATAGGCTTTTTGAAACCACCTTATTGGTCTACTatcattgtttttttgttttttttctgcAAATATTCGTTATCCAATAGGATGCCTGTCGGTCAATAACCCCAAGAACTGACCGTCTTGTGAGTTATTATTGTGATCAATGGCTTTTCTAATTGTTTAATTTACGACTCTGTCAAACCATAGTAATTCTTAAAGATGCCTCGTACTAAATATAGAACCATTCACATGTTAGCTAGAGTCTAGTACAGTATGGTTGCGTGTTGTGGCACTGTAATAATTGATGTTAATGTGCCTATAAATCTGCAGGTTTCTTGATTGTGTGGCATAGTCCAAGAAAATAGTTTCTGGGTTCTGGGTTCTAAGTTCGAATACTCACTGCAATGGATAAGGTGGGCAATTATGGGTTTcttgttttgtgtattctgggAATGGTGGGCTCTGGGTATGCTCAGTTGGAGATGAATTTCTATGCAAAATCGTGTCCCAAAGCGGAGAAACTCATCCAGGATTATGTCAGACAGCACATTCCAAATGCTCCTTCTCTGTCGGCTACTTTGTTAAGAATGCATTTCCATGATTGCTTTGTCAGGGTAATTCAATTCATTACAAATCTGCAATTCTCTGATCTCTTTATTCCCTGTGggtttgattttaattttctgATAATTCTCTGTTCTCTGTGCAGGGTTGCGATGCATCTGTGCTTCTGAATTTCACGTCGGCCACCGGAAACCAAACGGAGAAAGTGGCGCCGCCGAATGTGTCGCTGAGAGGGTTCGATTTTATCGACAGAGTGAAGAGCGTGGTGGAGAAAGAGTGCCCTGGAGTTGTGTCCTGTGCGGATATTGTTGCTCTGGTTGCAAGAGACTCTGTTGTCACCATTGTAAGATATATGGttcatatataatcaattaatctgaaaaaaaaaaaagaacatttcTTGAATTAATTACTTGATTTGTGTTACAGGGAGGGCCTTTCTGGAATGTCCCCACCGGCCGGAGAGACGGCCGGATTTCCAACGCCTCAGAAGCCACCAGCATTCCGGCGCCGACCAGCAACTTCACTAACCTCCAGAGGCTCTTTGGCAACCAGGGTCTTGATCTTACAGACTTGGTCGTACTATCTggtatgcaaaaataaaaaaccctCGAGTAGTGACTGCATATttttacaattcattttttgtggaataataataataataataatttcaggAGCTCATACAATTGGAGTATCCCATTGCTCCTCATTTTCCTCTCGTTTATACAACTTCACCGGGGTGTTTGGGACCCAAGACCCATCGTTAGACAGCGAATACGCGACAAATTTGAGGACGAGGAAATGCCGGTCGGTTAACGACACCACAACCATAGTAGAAATGGATCCGGGGAGTTTCCGGACGTTTGATCTCAGTTACTATAAGCTCGTGCTCAAGAGAAGAGGATTGTTCCAGTCCGATGCAGCCTTATTAACCAACCCAACAGCAAGATCGTTGGTCAGCCAGCTAGCTGGAGGATCGCTAGCAAGTTTCAATGCTCAATTTGCCACGTCCATGGAGAAAATGGGGAGGATTCAGGTGAAGACGGGGAGCGCCGGCGAGATTAGGAGAAACTGTGCGGTTGTGAACAGTTGAAGACAACAATGGGACTTTTGCTTTTTTCCATGGTGTCAAAAATTGTTTGCCTTCATCACACGCAAATTATGTAATTTGATTGTCATTGTGTCATGTTGTAGTCCTATTTATGGCATTCCAGTTTCAATATGTAATAAAAACTGAGATGCTGGAGCCAAGCACAAGTTTCCTCCTATAGATTATAAGTGGAATTTTGTCATTTCATCATCTGCCTTCTTATCTTAACAAACAAAAATCCAGTAAATCAACCTAAGTTGTCATATTTGATcaagtcaaattaaaaataattatttgacaaCTCAGGAAATCAAACTTTGAAGTTTGTGACTATCAAGTCAACTGTCTAATGAACTAAGTTCATActtaatagaaaaaatatatgtttaatattttattctcaaATTAGAGAGAAAACGAAGGTGAACTTGGGGTTGTGGCCAAATTTTTTTAGCTAACTTCAGTATGAAGTTCATAGTCAGTGGCATATGGGTCCCAAAACTAGTCTTTTGTCATCCTCTTCTTTGATGCAACCTTTTACTATTATCAGTTTAATTTGCTTTTGAGTATAAAACAAAACATTGATAATTAATGGCAGCTAAATAGCTAAATACCATTCAATTTGGGGAGTAATCTATCCCATCGCATTCAAATGCCGGCAAATAGGGAAGTATATAGCTGGATTCAATTAACTCTTATACCCAAAATATACAACGTTTTATTTAATGGTCAATTTCACTTACTATATTTACGAAATGACTTTGTCATTTATAAAATAGTAGAATTACaatatactcaaaagaaaatattgagAATTTTTATTCTCTAACACTAAACGGTCATTTGTCTattgaaagaataaaaaataaaaggtaaatACATTTAGTAGAGCATATGAATAAAATTCAATAGTGTTGcgtttaaaatttaacttttactGAATTAAACTGTGATTAGATTGAGTTTGGTAGATGTTATTGATATTGTAAATTAAGTTGTGGTCtagtaaatattattgaaaaaaggaaaatcaagtCGAACATATAATAGAATGTCACTTGGTCGATCAGGTGGTTTACTAGAAATTAGAGTTACTTAATAAATTTCTAAATTGTTAAAGGAtccaattataaatttttaaattgaatgaCTCGTTTGCAATTTTATGTCTAGTTGGATTACGTATTTGATCTTTAActcttatttcaaaaatataaatagtactccgtaatttAATTGCTTCAGTAAGTTTCCCGCAATACGACATCGTACTTTGAAAACTCATTCTAGGAGAGCAGCGATAGCGTCATAGCGCGGCGGCGGCACAAGTCCAGTGGAAGTGTGGAAGCAGCTGTTGGTCGAAGGTTGAATGGAAACCTTTTGCCCAATCTCCGATCAGTTCTCCGATCAAATTGCCTCTCTCCTCAACCCTCCTCCGCCTCTTCAAGTTCAGGTATATTTTGACGAGCTTACAGCAACTAGGCAATGTGATGGCCTCAAAGTGAAGCCCAATGGCGAGTATGGAAAGggtaatttcacttttttaaaaaaataatttcctgTTACTGAATTATGATTTAATTAAGAATGCTGAAGTAACTAATTTCATAAAGAACTGAACTTGTGTTACAGGGTTAGTTTCTTATCCTGTTTGCATTAGGTTCAGTTAGCTGATTGTATGCTTTACTGATTACTGATTAATTCATATGCATATTGGTGTTTGTGTTTAGTTTCAAATATAACTTGTGTTAGAGACTCAGTTTCATATACAGTAGAATCCATCTCACTaacctttttcctttttggtaTATTGGTGTATTATGCTTACCTTCATTTCGAGGATATGGTGGACTTGCTACTATCATACTACTTAATTGATTCCTTTCTGACAATTCTATTGGGATTTTTTTTGGGGACTTTGAAATATGCATTGCCTTAGTGAACTATTGAACTGCAGGAGTTTATGCTGAAAAGAATTTCAAAGAAGGAGACCTTATTTTAAAAGACAAAATGCTTGTTGGTGCCCAACATTCTTCAAATAAGGTTTTGAAATTCCATTTGCTTCCGTAAAGATGTTTGTATTACTTGATACAACATTTTCATTCCCTTCCCATGATTCTTATGGTTGTCTTTGTTTTGCAGATTGACTGTCTTGTATGTAGTTATTGTTTCCGGTTTATTGGCTCAATTGAACTTCAAATTGGAAGAAAGCTTTATTGGCGGGATTTAGGTGTTTCCACAGATGAATGTGAAAGGAAAGAATTTTTACACATAGAAAGAGATTGTTACAACTCTGATCCATCTGATGAAGAAGATTACTCTGATGCAGAAGATCGGAAGGACATAGGTGGATGTTCTTCCAGCAGTTCCAAATCTAAAATAAGTATCCCTAAGGATGTGATTGAATCATTAATGAATGGTGACTTACGGTTACCTTATTCGGAAGAGTTCCCCTTGCCCTCAACTGTTTCATGTCCCGGGGGATGCAAAGAAGCCTATTATTGCAGGTAagcatttttatattttctcataATCTTTTCTTCGTTCCAACCATATTAAGCATCCATTTCATGATTCAAAGTGaacaattattttgaaaatgctATTAAAGCTTACAGAAAATCTTAGTGAATTTTCTTTAATCATGTCTCAACACTTTGGCAGCCCATCATGTGCCCATGCTGATTGGGAGGAGTTCCATTCTTTGCTTTGTACTGGAAAGGGGTCAAAAGCATTAAGCACGGAGGCACTTCTGAAATTCATACAACATGCTAATGGTATAGTTATGGTCTAGTACTCAAATGCCACTACAATCTCCGGCACATAgccttttcattttcttcttatttttttgtcctttgctagttgttatgcttttttattatgtttctttttcatttcagAAACAAATGATATTTTCCTCCCTGCTGCCAAGGTACTTATTAAGTTAATCTTTCAAGTCAATTTTGCATTCATAAACCATCAGAAACAACCTTTTATTTTCATAACTGTGGAGAATAGATATTTATATTCCTTTTAGTTGAATTAGATGTTTTTTACCAAGGCCTCATACACAGACACTCACATTAATACATTATTAGAAAAGGTAGTTACTGTATGAACTTAATATCATTGCTTGTGCTTCAGGTCATTTCCTTTACCATCTTGAGGTACAGGAAGTTCAAAGAAGATTGGCTTTCTGGAAAAGGAAAATATGATACTTCAGGCAAGTGtgatttttcttttctgttGGAGGCTTGGAAGCCTGTATCAATGGGATATAAGAAAAGGtactctcttttttctttttctctttttttttttttttttttttNNNNNNNNNNNNNNNNNNNNNNNNNNNNNNNNNNNNNNNNNNNNNNNNNNNNNNNNNNNNNNNNNNNNNNNNNNNNNNNNNNNNNNNNNNNNNNNNNNNNNNNNNNNNNNNNNNNNNNNNNNNNNNNNNNNNNNNNNNNNNNNNNNNNNNNNNNNNNNNNNNNNNNNNNNNNNNNNNNNNNNNNNNNNNNNNNNNNNNNNNNNNNNNNNNNNNNNNNNNNNNNNNNNNNNNNNNNNNNNNNNNNNNNNNNNNNNNNNNNNNNNNNNNNNNNNNNNNNNNNNNNNNNNNNNNNNNNNNNNNNNNNNNNNNNNNNNNNNNNNNNNNNNNNNNNNNNNNNNNNNNNNNNNNNNNNNNNNNNNNNNNNNNNNNNNNNNNNNNNNNNNNNNNNNNNNNNNNNNNNNNNNNNNNNNNNNNNNNNNNNNNNNNNNNNNNNNNNNNNNNNNNNNNNNNNNNNNNNNNNNNNNNNNNNNNNNNNNNNNNNNNNNNNNN
It includes:
- the LOC116006034 gene encoding peroxidase 3-like encodes the protein MDKVGNYGFLVLCILGMVGSGYAQLEMNFYAKSCPKAEKLIQDYVRQHIPNAPSLSATLLRMHFHDCFVRGCDASVLLNFTSATGNQTEKVAPPNVSLRGFDFIDRVKSVVEKECPGVVSCADIVALVARDSVVTIGGPFWNVPTGRRDGRISNASEATSIPAPTSNFTNLQRLFGNQGLDLTDLVVLSGAHTIGVSHCSSFSSRLYNFTGVFGTQDPSLDSEYATNLRTRKCRSVNDTTTIVEMDPGSFRTFDLSYYKLVLKRRGLFQSDAALLTNPTARSLVSQLAGGSLASFNAQFATSMEKMGRIQVKTGSAGEIRRNCAVVNS
- the LOC116010454 gene encoding histone-lysine N-methyltransferase ATXR2, whose amino-acid sequence is METFCPISDQFSDQIASLLNPPPPLQVQVYFDELTATRQCDGLKVKPNGEYGKGVYAEKNFKEGDLILKDKMLVGAQHSSNKIDCLVCSYCFRFIGSIELQIGRKLYWRDLGVSTDECERKEFLHIERDCYNSDPSDEEDYSDAEDRKDIGGCSSSSSKSKISIPKDVIESLMNGDLRLPYSEEFPLPSTVSCPGGCKEAYYCSPSCAHADWEEFHSLLCTGKGSKALSTEALLKFIQHANETNDIFLPAAKVISFTILRYRKFKEDWLSGKGKYDTSGKCDFSFLLEAWKPVSMGYKKRWWDCIALPDDVHHSDEAAFRLQIKELANKSLQLLKAAIFDQECKPLFSLEIYGHIIGMFELNNLDLVVESPLENYFLHIDDLPSSEKREAEQITRPLLDALGDDYSICCQGTAFFPLQSCMNHSCEPNAKAFKREEDLDGQATIIALQPIQKGEEITISYIDEDLPVEERQASLADYGFRCRCRRCLEEEQSKA